From the Halorubellus sp. JP-L1 genome, one window contains:
- a CDS encoding polymer-forming cytoskeletal protein, giving the protein MSPTEAIPLLIVVLLMISIGGGDVQEMSVTFQGANDVDSLADVHVVAGGTTTVPGDATVDGDVYVIGGTAAIDGTVDGDVTLLDGNLSVGDGATVTGTLQTYSGSAAVSSDASIGHVSQFEAPTPSSSPAQRIGSFLLQFFVLGAFGWWLVERHPLVIENVGAAITEHALVSAVVGGLGATTLLVLFVYMAFTLVLLPVAIVGLFAEFLIILYGQTVFGYLIGRRLPIERDGVATIAGIAAFLLVLELLELVPYLGGIAQLAVAVVGFGAVLNTYFGLQRFEPITIPGGT; this is encoded by the coding sequence GTGAGTCCGACGGAAGCCATCCCGCTGCTCATCGTCGTCCTCCTCATGATCTCCATCGGGGGCGGCGACGTCCAGGAGATGTCCGTGACGTTCCAGGGCGCCAACGACGTCGACTCACTCGCGGACGTCCACGTCGTCGCCGGCGGAACCACCACCGTCCCCGGCGACGCGACCGTCGACGGCGACGTCTACGTGATCGGTGGTACCGCAGCCATCGACGGGACGGTCGACGGCGACGTGACGCTCCTCGACGGGAATCTCTCGGTCGGCGACGGCGCGACCGTGACCGGGACGCTCCAGACGTATTCGGGTAGTGCTGCGGTCAGTTCGGACGCGTCGATAGGGCACGTCTCGCAATTCGAGGCGCCGACGCCGTCGAGCTCGCCCGCACAGCGAATCGGGTCGTTCCTCCTGCAGTTCTTCGTCCTCGGCGCGTTCGGCTGGTGGCTCGTCGAGCGACACCCGCTCGTCATCGAGAACGTCGGCGCGGCCATCACCGAGCACGCGCTCGTCAGCGCCGTCGTCGGCGGCCTCGGCGCAACGACGCTCCTCGTCCTCTTCGTCTACATGGCGTTCACGCTCGTCCTGCTCCCGGTCGCCATCGTCGGGCTGTTCGCCGAGTTCCTGATCATCCTCTACGGTCAAACCGTGTTCGGATACCTCATCGGAAGGCGCCTCCCGATCGAGCGCGACGGCGTCGCGACGATCGCGGGAATCGCTGCGTTCCTGCTCGTTCTCGAACTCCTCGAACTCGTGCCGTACCTCGGCGGAATCGCACAACTCGCCGTCGCAGTCGTCGGGTTCGGCGCCGTCCTGAACACGTACTTCGGCCTCCAGCGATTCGAGCCCATCACCATTCCGGGAGGAACGTAG
- a CDS encoding plastocyanin/azurin family copper-binding protein: MSLVGAGAVAGAGVSQSANAQETPVVEMGNNYFDPIGVRVEPGTTVRFELADGAHSATAYSDRIPDGASAFDSGTISQGSFEHTFETPGTYDYYCIPHESIGMVGRIVVGSPGGPAEESSIPHGEVPSSDAIVERGTVAYGSSTDGSGTAGGGPMGPGGHGMMNDRNGGGIGGLPFVGGTLGMLGILGAGLYWLHNRSTSHSNDHESARAILESRYARGEIDEEEYRRRRERLAATDEDSSDGPPP, encoded by the coding sequence TTGAGCCTCGTCGGTGCCGGCGCAGTCGCCGGCGCAGGCGTCTCTCAGTCGGCGAACGCACAGGAGACACCCGTCGTGGAGATGGGTAACAATTACTTCGACCCGATCGGGGTGCGAGTCGAACCAGGGACGACCGTCCGGTTCGAACTCGCGGACGGGGCACATTCCGCCACGGCGTACTCGGATCGCATTCCAGACGGCGCTTCCGCCTTCGATAGCGGCACGATATCGCAGGGAAGCTTCGAACACACGTTCGAAACGCCGGGCACGTACGACTACTACTGCATCCCCCACGAGTCGATCGGCATGGTCGGACGGATAGTCGTCGGGAGTCCCGGCGGGCCAGCCGAAGAGAGTTCGATCCCGCACGGTGAGGTCCCGTCGAGCGATGCAATCGTCGAACGGGGAACAGTAGCCTACGGCTCGAGCACTGACGGGAGCGGAACTGCTGGTGGTGGACCGATGGGACCGGGCGGCCACGGAATGATGAACGACCGCAACGGAGGCGGAATCGGAGGACTACCCTTCGTTGGCGGAACGCTCGGTATGCTGGGCATCCTCGGCGCCGGACTCTACTGGCTCCACAACCGAAGCACATCGCACTCGAACGATCACGAGTCGGCGAGGGCAATCCTCGAGAGTCGCTACGCGAGAGGCGAGATCGACGAGGAAGAGTACAGACGCCGTCGCGAGCGGCTAGCTGCTACTGACGAGGACTCCTCCGATGGACCGCCTCCCTGA
- a CDS encoding CPBP family intramembrane glutamic endopeptidase, whose amino-acid sequence MSLTEYASSSFAKRFGVTLLAGTPGIVALSGYIYLTTPPTAVPAGLSLPLLAVSAGVNSLLLLAVACVIGTYTAPRVALPSYLLDWARTGDDVWERLRPEVGFAVGLGVVGGLLILLLDVALAPFVAQDLPQSAIGATDATMATVLAYVPVRFLYGGITEELLLRYGLLSGLAFVGWVLTGRQSDGPGTGVMWVAIVIAAVLFGIGHLPALAQAVDLTPALVARTILLNAIAGVLFGWLYWQRSLEAAMVAHAAFHVPLVVLSLVQVAML is encoded by the coding sequence ATGTCTCTAACCGAGTATGCCTCCTCGTCGTTCGCAAAGCGGTTCGGCGTGACGCTGCTAGCCGGGACACCCGGAATCGTCGCACTGAGTGGGTACATCTATCTCACGACGCCGCCGACGGCCGTCCCGGCTGGACTCTCGCTTCCGCTCCTCGCCGTGTCTGCCGGGGTCAACTCACTGCTCTTGCTCGCCGTCGCGTGTGTGATCGGTACGTATACCGCGCCGCGAGTAGCGCTGCCATCGTACCTGCTGGACTGGGCGAGGACGGGCGACGACGTCTGGGAACGCCTCCGGCCCGAAGTTGGATTTGCCGTCGGCCTCGGCGTCGTCGGCGGCCTCCTGATTCTGCTTCTCGATGTCGCGCTGGCGCCGTTCGTCGCGCAGGACTTGCCCCAGTCCGCAATTGGGGCGACCGACGCGACGATGGCGACCGTCCTCGCGTACGTCCCGGTTCGATTCCTCTACGGAGGCATCACGGAGGAGCTACTGCTCCGATACGGGCTCCTGTCGGGGCTCGCGTTCGTCGGCTGGGTGCTCACCGGTCGGCAGTCGGACGGCCCCGGAACGGGAGTCATGTGGGTCGCGATCGTGATCGCTGCAGTGCTGTTCGGGATCGGCCATCTCCCGGCGCTCGCTCAGGCCGTCGACCTCACTCCGGCACTCGTCGCCCGGACGATTCTCCTGAACGCGATCGCAGGCGTCCTCTTCGGGTGGTTGTACTGGCAGCGAAGTCTCGAAGCGGCGATGGTAGCCCACGCCGCGTTCCACGTCCCCCTGGTAGTGCTCTCGCTCGTCCAGGTCGCGATGCTCTGA
- a CDS encoding DUF302 domain-containing protein translates to MEYTIQAAVAGEFDDVVDETNAALQDEGFGVLCDIDIQATLEEKLGEEFRQYRILGACNPPLAYEGLTEEIELGALLPCNVIVYETDDGDVVVSAVDPERLVGIADNDALDSIATEVTDRFERVLAAVTDQFEPASAA, encoded by the coding sequence ATGGAGTATACAATACAGGCTGCAGTCGCTGGTGAGTTCGACGACGTCGTCGACGAGACGAATGCCGCCCTCCAAGACGAGGGATTCGGCGTCCTCTGTGACATCGACATCCAGGCGACGCTCGAAGAGAAACTCGGCGAGGAGTTCCGTCAGTATCGCATCCTCGGCGCGTGCAATCCCCCGCTGGCGTACGAGGGACTGACCGAGGAGATCGAGCTCGGCGCGCTCTTGCCCTGCAACGTCATCGTCTACGAGACCGACGATGGCGACGTCGTCGTGAGCGCGGTCGACCCGGAGCGGTTGGTCGGGATCGCGGACAACGACGCGCTCGACTCCATCGCGACCGAGGTCACCGACCGATTCGAGCGCGTACTGGCAGCCGTTACGGACCAATTCGAACCAGCATCGGCGGCCTGA
- a CDS encoding IS6 family transposase translates to MTLGDLLRERFDIENQDVWENERTPTPVRCFGVRLHPMGLSYREVEAVLGWLGVERCHQAVWNWKETLADAQSDPPTAAPSRVAVDEKQIEVDGNEKWLYAAIDTESKLLLEVDVFSRRGTDPAAAFLHRLTEKHDVADTEFLVDAGCYLTVLARRELSGQLNYSERNHIEKWFQTVAMRIDRFHSFWRGSQSSARRWLRRFRHYYN, encoded by the coding sequence ATGACACTCGGAGACCTCCTCAGAGAACGCTTCGATATCGAGAATCAAGACGTTTGGGAGAACGAGCGCACGCCGACACCCGTGCGCTGTTTCGGGGTTCGACTTCACCCGATGGGGCTGTCGTACCGTGAAGTCGAGGCTGTCTTGGGCTGGTTGGGTGTCGAGCGCTGTCATCAGGCCGTTTGGAATTGGAAAGAGACGCTCGCCGACGCACAAAGCGACCCGCCGACGGCGGCGCCGTCGCGGGTCGCCGTCGACGAGAAACAGATCGAGGTTGACGGCAACGAGAAGTGGCTGTACGCCGCCATCGACACGGAGTCGAAGCTGCTGCTGGAGGTCGATGTATTCAGCCGCCGCGGGACTGATCCCGCGGCGGCGTTCCTCCATCGCCTCACCGAGAAACACGACGTCGCCGACACTGAGTTTCTGGTGGATGCTGGCTGCTATCTGACTGTCCTTGCTCGGCGTGAGTTGAGCGGTCAGCTCAACTACAGTGAGCGGAACCACATCGAAAAGTGGTTCCAGACCGTGGCGATGCGGATCGACCGCTTTCACTCGTTCTGGCGGGGCAGTCAATCGAGCGCAAGACGGTGGCTGCGACGGTTCAGACACTACTACAACTGA
- a CDS encoding ArsR family transcriptional regulator, producing MLENSPFTYYNLAIGLLTGFGVFYFLFFKPTVVEYHRFLLLTVAGLLLFLIGGPITELVLPSLVHWVHGLAAFLVILGLYDPLENDLRRDAWADVLLQEPVQVRQQADWMLPIDDAILGLFHSKELVLTPAIIAYNIEYSRAEVNRRLSELETRGFVAKAERGKYRITELGRQYIEGSISRGPLARFRPRRDHRKQP from the coding sequence GTGCTCGAGAACTCCCCGTTCACCTACTATAACCTCGCAATAGGCCTCCTCACCGGTTTCGGCGTCTTCTACTTCCTCTTCTTCAAGCCGACGGTCGTCGAGTACCATCGGTTCCTCCTGCTCACCGTCGCCGGACTCCTGTTGTTCTTGATCGGTGGACCGATCACCGAGCTCGTACTCCCGTCGCTCGTCCACTGGGTGCACGGCCTGGCAGCCTTCTTGGTCATCTTGGGTCTCTACGACCCACTCGAAAACGACCTCCGCCGCGATGCGTGGGCAGACGTCCTCCTCCAGGAACCAGTGCAGGTCAGACAGCAGGCCGACTGGATGCTGCCGATCGACGACGCCATCCTCGGGCTCTTCCACTCGAAGGAGCTGGTTCTCACTCCTGCTATCATCGCGTACAACATCGAGTACAGCCGTGCGGAGGTAAACCGCCGGCTGAGCGAACTCGAAACCCGCGGGTTCGTCGCGAAAGCCGAACGCGGAAAGTACCGGATCACGGAGCTCGGTAGACAGTACATCGAGGGCTCGATTTCTCGTGGCCCTCTCGCTCGCTTTCGGCCGCGACGCGACCACCGCAAACAACCCTAG
- a CDS encoding ATP-binding protein, translated as MDQFVNRIDELDQLQALYESDAAELAIIYGRRQIGKSELVRQSITDRDAAVYYQAVQGTATTQLRRFVEAAASTYPDITAVKEEWEPLLTYLTDRDAVIVIDEFPYLIESNEGLPSVIQHLWDTAVDESQATLVLTGSAIGMIHTHVLDGGAPLYGRVSQTPNGRLELTQLPFRSIQEFVPTYDPEERVFVYGVFGGTPRYLSPLDPSQSLGENISRLLCDPNGPLHDEPETVLQMELTEVNTYFSVLESMASGNRSRNEIAQGAGIESTNTSYYFDRLETLQIIEKHHPALADPARSKRTRYQIRDPVFRFYFRYLYGRGGQYELYGENAYADLIEPELPDFVSETFESLCHQAVPALYTDYQLTQVPRQWWYKGQEVDVVAPTDESTLIAGEAKFTNTPLGYDVLADLEDDVEQIDWTPTEGGEPTYEFALFSRSGFKRSVEEAADERDDLRLFDLSDIVAVLESGTTH; from the coding sequence ATGGACCAGTTCGTCAATCGGATCGATGAACTCGACCAGTTGCAAGCCCTCTATGAGAGTGACGCTGCAGAACTCGCGATCATCTATGGCCGCCGCCAGATCGGCAAGAGCGAACTCGTCCGCCAGTCGATTACCGACCGCGACGCTGCCGTGTACTATCAGGCAGTCCAAGGGACAGCGACGACACAGCTCAGGCGATTCGTCGAGGCAGCAGCGTCGACCTATCCAGACATCACGGCCGTCAAAGAGGAGTGGGAACCGCTCTTAACGTACCTCACCGACAGAGACGCCGTCATCGTCATCGACGAATTTCCGTATCTCATCGAATCGAACGAGGGACTTCCGTCGGTCATTCAACATCTGTGGGATACAGCTGTCGACGAGAGTCAGGCGACGCTCGTACTCACAGGCTCTGCAATCGGCATGATCCATACCCACGTCCTGGATGGCGGTGCGCCACTCTACGGACGGGTGTCCCAGACACCGAATGGCCGCCTCGAACTCACCCAGCTGCCGTTTCGCTCCATCCAAGAGTTCGTGCCGACGTACGATCCCGAAGAACGGGTGTTCGTCTATGGCGTCTTCGGCGGTACACCCCGATATCTCAGCCCGCTCGATCCATCACAGAGCCTCGGAGAGAACATCTCACGGCTACTGTGCGACCCGAATGGCCCACTCCACGACGAGCCCGAAACCGTCCTCCAGATGGAGCTCACCGAGGTGAACACGTATTTCTCCGTGCTGGAATCGATGGCCAGCGGGAACCGCAGTCGAAACGAGATCGCCCAGGGAGCCGGCATCGAGAGCACCAACACGTCGTACTACTTCGACCGACTGGAAACACTCCAGATCATCGAGAAACATCATCCAGCACTCGCCGACCCGGCACGCAGCAAGCGGACGCGATACCAGATTCGAGATCCCGTATTCCGGTTTTACTTCCGGTATCTCTACGGCCGCGGGGGACAGTACGAACTCTACGGCGAGAACGCCTACGCGGATCTCATCGAACCGGAATTGCCCGACTTCGTCAGTGAAACGTTCGAATCGCTCTGTCACCAGGCGGTGCCGGCGCTCTATACAGACTACCAGCTCACACAGGTGCCACGCCAGTGGTGGTACAAGGGCCAGGAGGTAGATGTCGTCGCACCAACTGACGAGTCAACGCTGATCGCTGGCGAAGCGAAATTCACCAACACCCCCCTTGGCTATGATGTGCTCGCGGACCTCGAAGATGACGTGGAGCAAATCGATTGGACACCCACCGAAGGTGGTGAGCCGACGTATGAGTTCGCCTTGTTCAGCCGCTCTGGGTTCAAACGCTCCGTCGAGGAAGCTGCAGACGAGCGTGATGATCTTCGTCTCTTCGATCTGTCCGATATCGTTGCCGTTCTTGAGAGTGGAACCACCCATTAA
- a CDS encoding multidrug effflux MFS transporter, with the protein MELGAHVRNRRWTTVSGYGLFVALMVAGYYYNITFVQLGLIDLGTRLVGLTETAVSMWMAALALCTLVVAVTTGVTMDRRGWSTGLRTKLRLLFGVVCVQFALTLVAPMIRTVPGFGGWIVLASIGLGVGFPVSFSLAIDLVPVPDRGYVAAAITAIAYFLANAIPLSWSVDVFSQLMVAAMAPGIVVLGVLSFVRVGRLESILDALGTQHETYGTGRFCHGEPVRARSLAFTVPVVLMFGVFFIDSLGFLRIIDTPSLLLSSWQSPDLSTRLFIAVAHVVGAVMAGVIYANYSLSRIFLWTFALFALTHVMYTSDLRFAAVFPAIAGDGTSPLNPALYAIAVSFYTTLNFALWPDLSTPETIGTHSAIGIGVAGWLATFSSTALALYFQAVELTLLSHLNVVQALSLLLLFGLVVGLYAKRMVELASENGGAST; encoded by the coding sequence ATGGAGCTTGGAGCACACGTCCGAAACCGACGGTGGACGACGGTATCAGGGTACGGCCTGTTCGTCGCGCTGATGGTCGCGGGCTACTACTACAATATCACCTTCGTCCAATTGGGACTCATCGACCTCGGGACGCGCCTCGTCGGTCTGACCGAGACAGCCGTCTCGATGTGGATGGCGGCACTCGCGCTCTGCACACTGGTCGTCGCTGTCACGACCGGTGTGACGATGGACCGCCGCGGGTGGAGCACAGGCCTCCGCACGAAGCTCCGACTCCTGTTCGGCGTCGTCTGCGTGCAGTTCGCGCTCACGCTCGTCGCCCCGATGATCCGGACCGTTCCCGGATTCGGCGGATGGATCGTCCTCGCGTCGATCGGGCTCGGTGTCGGATTTCCGGTCTCGTTCTCGCTCGCGATCGATCTCGTCCCGGTGCCGGACCGGGGGTACGTCGCCGCGGCGATCACGGCCATCGCGTACTTCCTGGCGAACGCGATCCCGCTCTCCTGGTCCGTCGACGTCTTCAGTCAACTGATGGTCGCCGCGATGGCGCCGGGCATCGTCGTACTGGGCGTCCTGTCTTTCGTTCGCGTCGGTCGTCTCGAGTCGATCCTCGACGCCCTCGGGACACAACACGAGACCTACGGGACTGGGCGGTTCTGTCACGGTGAGCCGGTTCGCGCGCGAAGTCTCGCGTTCACCGTCCCGGTCGTCCTGATGTTCGGCGTCTTCTTCATCGACAGCCTCGGGTTCCTTCGGATCATCGACACGCCGTCGCTCTTGCTGAGTTCCTGGCAGTCACCCGACCTCTCGACGCGCCTGTTCATCGCCGTCGCACACGTCGTCGGTGCAGTGATGGCCGGCGTCATCTACGCGAACTACTCGCTCTCGCGTATCTTCCTCTGGACGTTCGCACTGTTCGCCCTGACGCACGTCATGTACACGTCCGATCTCCGATTCGCTGCGGTGTTTCCCGCGATAGCGGGCGACGGAACCTCGCCCCTGAATCCCGCTCTGTACGCGATCGCCGTGAGCTTCTACACGACGCTGAACTTCGCGCTCTGGCCCGACCTCTCGACCCCGGAGACGATCGGCACCCACTCCGCGATCGGGATCGGCGTCGCCGGTTGGCTCGCCACGTTCTCGAGCACCGCGCTGGCGCTGTACTTCCAGGCGGTCGAGCTCACGCTCCTCTCGCACCTCAACGTCGTGCAGGCACTCTCCCTCCTCCTCCTGTTCGGGCTTGTGGTCGGCCTGTACGCTAAACGGATGGTCGAGCTCGCCAGCGAGAACGGAGGTGCGAGTACGTGA
- a CDS encoding transposase has product MACQERLLTDAYLVGVKFRAAFESDQSLCTALRQLAGPFDLLDDSYPKWHPAPHSFEGMVRLFLYRELTGESYRSLTKYPELASVFGLDKIPDESVLSRTWRNRFDDATRTFVTTAAHYVVKEIHDRDIDVPETRPKAEVVTQDRDPSTFPDDSDEDKALEFTDEQIQRTTRLARDHGFEGFDSGRAENATYEDTQFFELQTFMGMVSCGTPQGANRFQYRHGPDSGPHGDTHLRAVKQFEPEALMDGFDAATERLLSVIESEASFRRPVTAAIDITTIPYYGDVEGMPMVSGTKDHKSRAFKFATLSIIGQNIPLVLGVEPIRESSSWDRNPPNKIHRVVRRLVTRAQEHVPIETVLCDSEFDSQRVFQTLSNLGVNYLIPKRINNPEQEVIEQMNDDEQEVAVETASVHVEAGSHQMRFLYVPSTKGDGTAVFATNLRVGPDEAETVCRRYSRRWQIENEYKSIKHDFLAKTSSKDYRVRLFYFIFAVLLYNIWRLTDFLLKADVDGQMDYAPVLTAGECVEIVVSALIPPD; this is encoded by the coding sequence ATGGCTTGTCAGGAACGGCTGTTGACCGACGCGTATCTCGTTGGGGTAAAGTTCAGAGCTGCATTCGAAAGCGACCAATCCCTTTGCACCGCACTTCGACAGCTGGCGGGGCCGTTCGATTTGCTCGATGACAGCTATCCCAAATGGCATCCGGCACCCCACTCCTTCGAGGGGATGGTGCGCTTGTTTCTCTACCGGGAACTCACGGGCGAAAGCTATCGCAGCTTAACCAAGTATCCTGAACTTGCAAGTGTGTTCGGTCTCGATAAGATTCCTGATGAATCGGTGCTCTCGCGGACCTGGCGAAACCGCTTCGATGACGCCACCAGGACGTTCGTCACCACAGCCGCACACTACGTCGTCAAAGAGATTCACGACCGCGACATCGACGTCCCCGAAACCCGGCCGAAAGCGGAGGTTGTAACCCAAGACCGAGACCCGAGTACGTTCCCGGACGATTCCGACGAGGACAAAGCACTCGAATTCACTGATGAGCAGATTCAGCGGACGACCCGACTGGCTCGTGACCACGGCTTCGAGGGGTTCGATTCCGGTCGTGCCGAGAACGCAACCTACGAGGACACCCAATTCTTCGAATTGCAGACGTTCATGGGCATGGTTAGCTGTGGGACACCCCAAGGTGCCAACCGCTTCCAGTACCGACACGGCCCGGACAGTGGACCACATGGGGACACGCATCTCAGAGCAGTCAAGCAGTTCGAGCCGGAAGCGCTGATGGATGGCTTCGATGCGGCGACGGAACGACTCCTCTCGGTCATTGAGTCTGAAGCATCGTTCCGTCGACCGGTCACCGCTGCAATCGACATAACGACGATTCCGTACTACGGTGACGTTGAGGGAATGCCGATGGTCAGCGGCACGAAAGACCACAAGAGTCGGGCATTCAAATTTGCGACGCTATCGATCATCGGACAGAACATCCCGCTTGTACTCGGTGTTGAACCGATTCGTGAAAGCTCGAGCTGGGACAGAAACCCGCCGAACAAGATTCATCGTGTCGTCCGACGCCTGGTGACGCGAGCCCAGGAACACGTCCCCATCGAAACCGTGCTGTGCGACAGTGAATTTGACTCACAGCGCGTGTTTCAGACACTCTCGAACCTCGGCGTGAACTACCTGATTCCGAAGCGAATCAACAACCCCGAGCAAGAAGTAATTGAGCAGATGAACGACGACGAACAGGAGGTTGCCGTGGAAACAGCGTCCGTCCACGTCGAAGCTGGCAGCCACCAAATGCGGTTCCTGTACGTGCCCTCAACGAAAGGCGATGGCACAGCTGTCTTCGCGACGAACCTCAGGGTCGGACCAGACGAGGCAGAGACGGTCTGTCGCCGATACAGTCGCCGCTGGCAGATCGAGAACGAGTACAAATCGATCAAGCACGACTTCCTCGCGAAGACCTCCTCGAAGGACTACCGGGTCCGGCTGTTCTACTTCATCTTCGCCGTGTTGCTGTACAATATCTGGCGGCTGACCGACTTCCTGCTGAAAGCAGATGTTGATGGCCAAATGGACTATGCGCCCGTGTTGACTGCAGGCGAATGTGTCGAAATCGTCGTCTCAGCACTGATTCCGCCTGACTAA